In a genomic window of Glycine max cultivar Williams 82 chromosome 13, Glycine_max_v4.0, whole genome shotgun sequence:
- the LOC100809549 gene encoding CUE domain-containing protein → MSAIIVCGKRSALFQDLPPKRIRCSSSSSPVHLSPPPSSLLHHLAALFPDMDHHLLEKALQDCGNDIDSAIRSLNQLRLGAPPPPSLDSTPIASDTAPPQLQGGAKCDAEVSGSDDPAAGLKYLTSGAEWVELFVIEMMNASNMDDAKSRASRMLEALEKSICARASVETERNIHQENMMLKEQVEALIQENVILKRAVGIQHERQKEYEDRNQELKHLKQLVSQYQEQVRALEVNNYALTMHLKQAEQSSSIPGRFHPDVF, encoded by the exons ATGTCTGCGATCATAGTGTGCGGGAAGAGATCAGCGCTGTTCCAAGACCTTCCTCCCAAGAGGATCcgttgttcctcttcttcttctcccgtTCACCTctctcctcctccttcttccCTCCTCCACCACCTCGCCGCCCTTTTCCCTGACATGGACCACCACCTTCTCGAGAAAGCTCTCCAAGATTGCGGCAACGACATCGACTCCGCTATCAGAAGCTTAAACCAGCTCCGACTAGGAGCACCACCGCCTCCTTCTCTTGATTCTACTCCCATCGCATCTGATACTGCTCCTCCTCAATTGCAAG gTGGAGCAAAATGTGATGCAGAAGTTTCAGGTTCTGATGATCCAGCAGCTGGACTAAAGTATCTTACAAGCGGTGCCGAATGGGTAGAGCTTTTTGTTATTGAAATGATGAATGCTTCAAACATGGATGATGCCAAATCTCGAGCTTCAAGAATGCTAGAGGCATTGGAGAAGTCCATTTGCGCAAGAGCAAGTGTTGAAACAGAGCGAAACATTCACCAG GAAAATATGATGCTGAAGGAACAAGTGGAGGCCCTTATTCAAGAAAACGTGATTCTGAAGCGTGCTGTCGGTATTCAGCACGAACGCCAGAAAGAATATGAAGACAGAAATCAAGAGTTGAAGCATTTGAAGCAATTAGTGTCACAGTACCAGGAACAGGTAAGAGCTTTAGAGGTAAACAATTATGCATTGACAATGCACCTAAAGCAGGCTGAACAAAGTAGTTCCATCCCTGGCCGTTTTCATCCCGATGTTTTCTAG
- the LOC100810081 gene encoding calmodulin-like protein, which translates to MDLATLLLTVLFIAGLINVFFYIPTTKISAWLQTFFPNNNSCNKTKTNLAPSPSPSSPTTKMAESGSQKKKEELRKLFSTFDKNGDGFITKQELRESLRNIGIFMADKEVDDIVVKYDSNSDGLIDFEEFCLLTSECVGGDHHEKEGGVMGNEEVDLKEAFDVFDKDNDGLISVEELALVLTSLGLREGRKIEECKEMIKKVDMDGDGMVNFNEFKRMMMNGGKLAFNA; encoded by the coding sequence ATGGATCTAGCTACACTGCTGCTAACTGTTCTCTTCATCGCAGGCCTcataaatgttttcttttacATACCCACCACCAAGATTAGTGCGTGGCTTCAAACTTTCTTCCCCAACAATAATTCTTgcaacaaaaccaaaaccaacttggctccttctccttctccctcttcaCCAACGACCAAGATGGCGGAGAGTGGTTcccaaaagaagaaggaagagctTAGAAAACTGTTCTCCACATTCGACAAAAACGGCGACGGGTTCATAACGAAGCAGGAGCTGAGGGAGTCCCTGAGGAACATCGGAATCTTCATGGCAGACAAAGAGGTGGATGATATTGTTGTCAAGTACGATTCCAACAGTGACGGCTTGATCGATTTTGAAGAGTTTTGCTTGTTGACAAGTGAGTGTGTAGGAGGGGATCATCATGAGAAAGAGGGTGGTGTTATGGGAAATGAAGAGGTTGATTTGAAGGAGGCTTTTGATGTGTTTGATAAAGACAATGATGGGCTTATTTCGGTGGAGGAGTTAGCTTTGGTGCTTACTTCGTTGGGGTTAAGGGAAGGGAGAAAGATTGAAGAGTGCAAAGAGATGATTAAGAAGGTTGATATGGATGGAGATGGCATGGTCAATTTTAACGAGTTCAAGAGAATGATGATGAATGGAGGAAAGCTTGCCTTCAACGCATAG